One Miscanthus floridulus cultivar M001 chromosome 11, ASM1932011v1, whole genome shotgun sequence DNA window includes the following coding sequences:
- the LOC136494788 gene encoding uncharacterized protein isoform X2 encodes MQGKITPLSEVRPINTLYNIHVRVSRTWEYRGKSEKNPLIHFDMVVIDQKGYAMYCEAPPEVLPQFKQYLEGKVLYIWKACVERAKPGYRVVDAPYMLKLIMRTEIFEGNSNEHKLPKKNHKTYKNNINQKPAWGRYIPMNKPAWGRSISNYSVSN; translated from the exons ATGCAG GGCAAAATAACTCCATTATCAGAGGTCCGTCCCATAAACACTCTGTACAATATTCATGTCAGGGTGTCAAGGACTTGGGAATATAGGGGCAAAAGTGAAAAAAATCCTCTGATCCATTTTGATATGGTGGtcatcgatcaaaag GGTTATGCGATGTACTGCGAGGCACCTCCAGAAGTGCTGCCTCAGTTTAAACAATATTTAGAAGGAAAGGTTCTCTACATATGGAAAGCATGTGTTGAAAGAGCTAAGCCTGGGTACAGAGTTGTTGATGCACCTTACATGTTAAAACTGATAATGAGAACAGAAATCTTTGAAGGAAATAGCAACGAACACAAGCttccaaaaaaaaatcataaaacttaTAAAAACAATATAAATCAAAAGCCAGCTTGGGGGAGATACATCCCTATGAAtaaaccagcttgggggaggagcatctccAATTATTCAG